GTCAGGCGTTCGTTCCGGTAGCGGATCGATTGCTTCAGCGACGACAGGCTGAGTGCCCCGACGAGCCGATTGAGCCGCGATTCCTGCGTGCGCGCCACGGCCATCAGGGCGCGCGGCAAGCGTTCCGAAAGCTCGTCACAGCGCTGGCTGGCGAGCCCCAGAAGATCGCGCGGCTTGGGCAGCGCGCGGGCCAGATGCGTCAGTCGCTCGCGTCGGTCGGTGATCAGCCGACCACGCTGGAACGCCAGCCGCTTGCCGAAATCGGCAAGCGTATAATCGAGATCGGCCTTCACCGGCACTGCCATCTCGGCCGCCCCCGTAGGGGTGGGTGCCCGCAGGTCGGAGGCGTAATCGATCAGCGTCGTATCGGTTTCGTGGCCCACCGCTGAAATCAGCGGAATGGTGCTTTCAGCCGCCGCCCGCACCACGATTTCCTCGTTGAAGGCCCAGAGGTCCTCTATGGAGCCACCGCCGCGCGCCACGATCAGCAGATCGGGCCGGGGCACAGCACCCATGCCATCAATGGCATTGAAACCCCGGATGGCTGCAGCCACCTGCCCCGCCGCACCCTCGCCCTGCACCAGCACAGGCCAGACAATCACATGGCGCGGGAAACGGTCGCTCAGCCGGTGCAGGATATCGCGGATTACCGCCCCCGTCGGCGACGTCACCACACCGATCACCTGCGGCAGATAGGGGATGGGCTTCTTGCGCGAAACCTCGAACAGGCCTTCGGCCGCCAGCTTCTTCTTGCGTTCCTCAAGAAGCGCCATCAGGGCGCCGGCGCCGGCTGGCTCCATTTTCTCGACGACCATCTGGTATTTGGAGCGGGCCGGGTATGTTGTCAGCTTGCCGGTGCAAACCACCTCAAGCCCGTCTTCGGGGTTAAAGGCAAGCTTGCGGGCCTGCCCCGCCC
The Gimibacter soli DNA segment above includes these coding regions:
- the xseA gene encoding exodeoxyribonuclease VII large subunit, which produces MGYDDEGWGGQGAENATNAHAFTVSELSNNLKRTVEDIFGHVRVRGELSGVKRAASGHLYFGLKDENAVMDGVCWAGQARKLAFNPEDGLEVVCTGKLTTYPARSKYQMVVEKMEPAGAGALMALLEERKKKLAAEGLFEVSRKKPIPYLPQVIGVVTSPTGAVIRDILHRLSDRFPRHVIVWPVLVQGEGAAGQVAAAIRGFNAIDGMGAVPRPDLLIVARGGGSIEDLWAFNEEIVVRAAAESTIPLISAVGHETDTTLIDYASDLRAPTPTGAAEMAVPVKADLDYTLADFGKRLAFQRGRLITDRRERLTHLARALPKPRDLLGLASQRCDELSERLPRALMAVARTQESRLNRLVGALSLSSLKQSIRYRNERLTSVSARLNPAYATKLDRLGERLVAQGRILESLSFERVLERGYTMVTDADGQPVTAAASLGAGDRVDVRFRDGSVSMQVDGGEAGAKSVAAPKPKPAPAPKRKEPPAGQGSLF